The following are encoded together in the Microbacterium hatanonis genome:
- the eno gene encoding phosphopyruvate hydratase yields MALIEAVNAREILDSRGNPTVEVEVLLDDGIVQRAAVPSGASTGAFEAYELRDGDKSRYGGKGVLKAVAAVVDELGPALEGVEASEQRIVDEILIETDGTENKSRCGANAILGVSLAVAKAAADSADLPLFRYLGGPNAHVLPVPLFNVINGGSHADNGIDFQEYFLAPIGAESFSESLRWGTEVYHVLKGQLKAAGFATGLGDEGGFAPDLPSNREGLDFLMGAIEKAGFTPGTDIAVGLDVAATEFFADGVYTVEGKSWSAEKLTDYFADLAANYPIVTIEDALAEDDWDAWKLLTDKLGTQVQLVGDDLFVTNPERLQRGIDLGVANALLVKVNQIGTLSETLDAISLATQNGYRSMLSHRSGETEDTTIADLAVAVNAGQIKTGAPARSERVAKYNQLLRIEEELGDAGVFAGRGAFPRFKG; encoded by the coding sequence GTGGCACTTATCGAGGCTGTCAACGCGCGCGAGATTCTGGATTCGCGCGGAAACCCGACCGTCGAGGTGGAGGTGTTGCTCGACGACGGCATCGTCCAGCGCGCGGCCGTTCCGTCCGGCGCATCCACCGGCGCCTTCGAGGCGTACGAACTCCGCGACGGAGACAAGAGCCGCTACGGCGGCAAGGGCGTTCTCAAGGCCGTCGCCGCGGTCGTCGACGAGCTCGGCCCCGCGCTCGAGGGCGTCGAAGCCAGCGAGCAGCGCATCGTCGACGAGATCCTCATCGAGACCGATGGAACCGAGAACAAGTCGCGCTGCGGCGCCAACGCCATCCTCGGCGTCAGCCTCGCCGTCGCGAAGGCCGCCGCCGACAGCGCCGATCTGCCGCTGTTCCGCTACCTCGGCGGACCCAACGCGCACGTCCTCCCCGTGCCGCTGTTCAACGTCATCAACGGCGGCTCGCACGCCGACAACGGCATCGACTTCCAGGAGTACTTCCTCGCTCCGATCGGCGCGGAGTCCTTCTCCGAGTCGCTGCGCTGGGGCACCGAGGTCTACCACGTGCTCAAGGGCCAGCTGAAGGCCGCCGGGTTCGCCACGGGCCTCGGCGACGAGGGCGGCTTCGCCCCCGACCTGCCCAGCAACCGCGAGGGCCTCGACTTCCTCATGGGCGCGATCGAGAAGGCCGGGTTCACCCCCGGCACCGACATCGCCGTGGGCCTCGACGTCGCCGCGACCGAGTTCTTCGCCGACGGTGTCTACACCGTCGAGGGCAAGTCGTGGTCGGCCGAGAAGCTGACCGACTACTTCGCCGACCTCGCCGCGAACTACCCGATCGTCACGATCGAAGACGCGCTGGCCGAGGACGACTGGGACGCGTGGAAGCTCCTCACCGACAAGCTGGGCACCCAGGTGCAGCTCGTCGGCGACGACCTCTTCGTCACGAACCCGGAGCGCCTCCAGCGCGGCATCGACCTGGGCGTCGCGAACGCCCTCCTGGTGAAGGTCAACCAGATCGGCACGCTCTCCGAGACGCTCGACGCGATCTCGCTGGCGACGCAGAACGGCTACCGTTCGATGCTCTCGCACCGCTCGGGCGAGACCGAGGACACCACCATCGCCGACCTCGCCGTCGCGGTGAACGCGGGTCAGATCAAGACCGGCGCGCCCGCCCGCAGCGAGCGCGTCGCGAAATACAATCAGCTTCTGCGCATCGAGGAGGAGCTGGGCGACGCCGGTGTGTTCGCCGGCCGCGGCGCCTTCCCGCGCTTCAAGGGCTGA
- a CDS encoding DUF501 domain-containing protein — translation MSTPPYPPVTDAELDVLREQLGRPARGVVGIAARCVCGNPTVVATLPRLDDGSPFPTFYYLTHPAATAAMSTLEADHVMREFTDELAEDDLERDAYVRAHEAYLHDRAQYGEPEEIAGVSAGGMPTRVKCLHALAGHALAAGPGVNPIGDRALERSTWSPEQCVCVSPGAAA, via the coding sequence ATGAGTACGCCGCCCTACCCGCCGGTCACCGACGCTGAGCTCGACGTGCTCCGCGAGCAGCTCGGGCGCCCCGCGCGCGGCGTGGTCGGCATCGCCGCCCGTTGCGTCTGCGGCAACCCGACCGTCGTCGCGACCCTCCCGCGTCTCGACGACGGATCCCCGTTCCCGACGTTCTACTACCTCACGCACCCGGCCGCGACGGCGGCCATGTCGACGCTCGAGGCGGATCACGTGATGCGCGAGTTCACCGACGAGCTCGCCGAGGACGACCTCGAGCGCGATGCCTACGTCCGTGCGCACGAGGCGTACCTCCACGACCGTGCGCAGTACGGCGAGCCCGAGGAGATCGCCGGTGTGTCCGCCGGCGGGATGCCGACGCGGGTCAAATGCCTCCACGCCCTGGCGGGCCACGCGCTCGCCGCCGGCCCGGGGGTGAATCCCATCGGCGACCGCGCCCTCGAACGCTCCACCTGGTCGCCCGAGCAGTGCGTCTGCGTGAGCCCGGGAGCGGCGGCATGA
- a CDS encoding FtsB family cell division protein, whose translation MSDRVPPSRTSGQGDPRVDVRAWLGGIRFSGFMVIMLGLVVLAVFTLVPTVGTYVDQRQQIAGLQDAVSLSQSEVDDLEAQRERWTDPAYITTQARERLYYVKPGEVVYLVDDDLPSSALPQDEAPVSEDVEQTRTDWMAQLVRSVTTAGLAQTAVPAP comes from the coding sequence ATGAGCGATCGGGTTCCTCCCTCTCGCACGTCCGGCCAGGGCGACCCCCGCGTCGACGTGCGCGCGTGGCTCGGCGGCATCCGCTTCTCCGGCTTCATGGTCATCATGCTCGGGCTGGTGGTACTCGCGGTGTTCACCCTCGTCCCGACGGTCGGAACCTATGTCGATCAGCGCCAGCAGATCGCGGGGCTCCAGGATGCTGTCTCGCTCAGCCAGTCCGAAGTGGACGACCTCGAAGCGCAGCGCGAGCGGTGGACCGATCCCGCCTACATCACGACGCAGGCCCGTGAGCGGCTGTACTACGTCAAGCCGGGCGAGGTCGTCTATCTCGTCGATGACGACCTTCCCTCGTCCGCCCTCCCGCAGGACGAGGCGCCGGTGAGCGAGGACGTCGAGCAGACGCGCACCGACTGGATGGCGCAGCTCGTGCGCTCGGTCACGACGGCGGGTCTCGCGCAGACGGCCGTTCCCGCTCCCTGA
- a CDS encoding S8 family serine peptidase yields MKRFAAAALAVVVAGTLVGAATPAPPVADDPADGVRAAEYWLDQYGIREAWNTTRGAGTRIAIIDTGIASGPVEFAGAVAGGTDVSGVGTPDGRTPVGGTDRAHGSWVASLAGARGTGDGRGMIGVAPEAELLSVSVGFGGTSSVSFIQQIADAIHWSVDNGADVINLSFTTNTLDWDETWDEAFQYAFENDVVVIVAAGNRGSGTNRVGAPATIPGVLTVGGVDPSGVASQEASTQGITIGVSAPSERLLGVSPSGQLVWWDGTSGAAPLVAGIAALIRSAHPELDADNVINRLIKTASPVPGIAELPDPLYGYGLVNASAAVNAQVATVDESPLGLTLEEWIRLYRRADAAPAPEITPAPVEVPPLPDAEERTAEASPFVPTGDTLLYGTVPLVAGTLAAIMISLGFTAAVRRIRSARASRGPSRTII; encoded by the coding sequence ATGAAGCGCTTCGCCGCGGCTGCCCTCGCGGTGGTCGTGGCGGGCACGCTGGTCGGGGCGGCGACGCCTGCTCCGCCCGTCGCCGACGATCCCGCCGACGGCGTGAGGGCGGCGGAGTACTGGCTCGACCAGTACGGCATCCGCGAGGCGTGGAACACCACCCGCGGCGCCGGTACGCGTATCGCGATCATCGACACGGGCATCGCGTCGGGCCCGGTGGAGTTCGCCGGCGCCGTCGCCGGAGGCACCGACGTCTCCGGTGTGGGCACGCCCGACGGGCGCACCCCCGTGGGCGGCACCGACCGGGCGCACGGCAGCTGGGTGGCCTCCCTCGCGGGCGCGCGCGGCACCGGTGACGGGCGGGGGATGATCGGCGTCGCACCCGAGGCCGAACTCCTGTCGGTCTCCGTCGGGTTCGGCGGCACCTCCTCGGTGTCGTTCATCCAGCAGATCGCGGACGCCATCCACTGGTCGGTCGACAACGGCGCCGACGTGATCAACCTCTCTTTCACCACGAACACCCTCGACTGGGATGAGACCTGGGACGAGGCGTTCCAGTACGCGTTCGAGAACGACGTGGTCGTCATCGTGGCGGCGGGCAACAGGGGGAGCGGAACCAACCGCGTCGGCGCACCCGCCACGATCCCCGGTGTGCTGACCGTCGGGGGCGTCGATCCGTCGGGTGTTGCGAGTCAGGAAGCATCCACTCAGGGCATCACCATCGGGGTCTCGGCTCCCAGCGAGCGTCTCCTCGGTGTCTCGCCGAGCGGCCAGCTCGTGTGGTGGGACGGCACCAGCGGGGCCGCGCCCCTCGTCGCGGGCATCGCCGCCCTCATCCGCTCGGCGCACCCCGAGCTCGACGCCGACAACGTCATCAACCGACTCATCAAGACCGCCAGCCCCGTGCCCGGGATCGCCGAGCTGCCCGATCCCCTCTACGGGTACGGCCTCGTGAACGCGTCCGCGGCGGTCAACGCGCAGGTCGCGACCGTCGACGAGAGCCCGCTCGGTCTGACGCTGGAGGAGTGGATCCGTCTCTACCGCCGGGCCGACGCCGCGCCCGCGCCCGAGATCACGCCGGCCCCGGTGGAGGTGCCCCCGCTCCCCGATGCCGAGGAGCGGACCGCGGAGGCTTCGCCGTTCGTCCCGACCGGCGACACCCTGCTGTACGGGACGGTACCGCTCGTGGCCGGCACGCTCGCGGCTATAATGATCTCGCTCGGCTTCACCGCTGCTGTCCGGCGCATCAGATCGGCGCGCGCATCTCGCGGGCCAAGCCGCACCATCATCTAG